In one Prosthecochloris aestuarii DSM 271 genomic region, the following are encoded:
- a CDS encoding transposase, which translates to MNHGLPEDSNGKHPLRKRKNLRLAEYDYAQEGAYFITVCTQDKKCLFGDVVDTAMVLNDAGEMVKRCWQEIPVHFPHVALDCFVVMPNHVHGIVFIGDASDIVGAKNFSPLRLSKPCNNIQNQRPSGTSKTIGSIVRGFKIGVTKWMRQNTSTHKVWQRNYFERVIRNERELHDVRTYIANNPMKWALDHENPDYTQNPTHTP; encoded by the coding sequence ATGAATCACGGATTACCGGAGGATAGCAACGGGAAACATCCCTTGCGGAAACGCAAAAACCTGCGATTGGCGGAATATGATTATGCGCAGGAGGGGGCCTATTTCATAACGGTCTGTACGCAGGATAAGAAATGCTTGTTCGGTGATGTCGTGGACACAGCTATGGTGTTGAACGATGCAGGGGAAATGGTCAAACGGTGTTGGCAGGAAATCCCCGTACATTTTCCCCATGTCGCATTGGATTGTTTCGTCGTGATGCCCAACCATGTTCATGGAATAGTGTTCATTGGCGACGCATCCGACATTGTAGGGGCGAAAAATTTTTCGCCCCTACGGTTATCGAAACCATGCAACAATATTCAGAATCAGAGGCCATCCGGAACATCGAAAACAATCGGATCAATCGTTCGTGGATTCAAAATCGGTGTCACCAAATGGATGCGACAAAACACATCTACACATAAAGTCTGGCAACGCAACTATTTTGAACGGGTGATCCGCAATGAACGGGAATTGCATGACGTGCGAACCTACATCGCAAACAATCCCATGAAATGGGCCCTGGATCATGAAAATCCCGATTACACACAAAATCCCACGCATACACCGTAG
- a CDS encoding four helix bundle protein yields the protein MAAEEMLIVKKAYEFSKWLLQHTGKFPKSYRFSVAVRMENTVLEFTELVAVGKT from the coding sequence ATGGCTGCCGAGGAAATGCTGATCGTGAAAAAGGCCTACGAATTTTCGAAATGGCTGCTGCAGCATACCGGGAAGTTTCCGAAAAGCTATCGGTTCAGCGTGGCTGTTCGGATGGAAAACACGGTTCTGGAGTTTACCGAGCTGGTTGCTGTGGGAAAGACTTGA
- a CDS encoding SUMF1/EgtB/PvdO family nonheme iron enzyme → MPDKPHRIRILIASPSDVQEERKRAIEVIRQWNASQESVFLEAIDWETYAAPEGDGEPQEKINEQIVDRCDCAVGIFWTRIGTATKVAPGGAVEEIQRLEESGRKVMVYFSNLLMSRQAAKDPQFQRVDKYREEREKKSLCWSYGTHDDFEKYLYHHLNIQIPRWFPELFKSKTTVKRPSKTDFSDQQVWQKYCNKLRNELNTISLLGSSVIQPFPLQLKDIFVPLEMYGGSHESEAMKRCMVGPAKENVLTHRPEHVLKETYKKYKTLLVIGDPGSGKTTLTKYYALTCLEENPPVTLGFEGSVRVFYLPLRDLERNKKGYISLPSNLAAWSRRNNLDIKVRTFQEWLDSGISLVLLDGLDEVSDPEQRKEICRWIKQAQGTFDKARFVVTSRPTGYRQDDGITLDFDHQRVAVKDFSHSQQIQFLNNWYRAALLHEIRPEDLSEGEWEAQQSGEAERLATAMIEYFKKPENKGVRELAAVPMLLQIMAILWKERKFLPNRRQDLYSAALDYLLEYRDRVRDREPLLSAEDTRRVLAPVALWMQEVLSFDEADRKAMHEQMQQKLDKLEGNHNARDICRNLVDRTGVLVEHGKKTYMFRHKTFREYLAGVQLKEVWFEPDRIRTLVEHFGEESGWWDEVIKFFMAQSNEKIFDHFMRELFASSASVDFSPKQKKLLAQVIEESPEKRVDALCEALLNEKEISAYRQRSILDSLKSLNQAAALDNLHRFKKDGIALNQDINELAEDVIRSLEKVAGITRDDKKLTKADTATQEKTGEPERLIRNPYEHDAQYILIPGGKYLYSETKREVTVSDLYVAKYPVTNKQYRSFIDFLAGKPSLHDTKLALKTYKESLHDLAGSRDDSLKGFQEYLKEKQKLAGLFRSKYDDDRKFNKDDQPVVGVSWYAARAYCLWLTMLAGDKAEYRLPTEVEWEWAAGGRRDKPDEVLEVRSYPWGDTPEPSSKYANYDATEGATTPVGRYPDGATPEGLYDMAGNVWEWMENWYDDNTKRSKALRGGSWNFLADDLLCSARNIFDPLNRNYSFGFRVVRPSPLA, encoded by the coding sequence ATGCCGGATAAGCCGCACAGAATCAGGATTCTTATTGCTTCTCCTTCTGATGTTCAGGAAGAACGAAAGAGGGCCATAGAGGTAATCAGGCAATGGAATGCGTCACAGGAGAGTGTTTTTCTCGAAGCTATAGATTGGGAAACCTATGCTGCTCCGGAAGGAGACGGCGAGCCGCAGGAAAAAATCAACGAACAGATTGTCGATCGTTGTGATTGCGCTGTAGGGATTTTCTGGACGCGAATTGGTACTGCAACAAAAGTTGCTCCGGGTGGGGCAGTTGAAGAAATCCAGCGCCTTGAAGAGTCGGGGCGAAAAGTGATGGTTTATTTTTCAAACCTTCTCATGTCAAGACAGGCAGCCAAAGATCCTCAATTTCAAAGAGTCGATAAATACAGGGAAGAAAGGGAAAAGAAGTCACTGTGTTGGAGCTATGGTACTCATGATGACTTTGAGAAATATCTTTATCATCACCTCAATATCCAGATCCCCCGCTGGTTTCCCGAATTATTTAAGTCGAAAACTACAGTCAAAAGGCCTTCAAAGACAGATTTTTCCGATCAGCAAGTCTGGCAAAAATACTGTAACAAGCTTCGCAACGAACTCAACACCATTTCATTGCTCGGTTCATCGGTGATTCAGCCGTTTCCTCTCCAGTTGAAAGATATATTTGTTCCTTTGGAAATGTACGGGGGATCGCATGAAAGCGAGGCGATGAAGCGGTGTATGGTTGGTCCTGCGAAGGAAAACGTTTTGACGCACAGGCCTGAACATGTGCTGAAAGAGACCTATAAGAAGTACAAAACACTATTGGTCATCGGTGATCCGGGTTCAGGGAAGACAACCCTGACAAAATACTATGCGCTTACCTGTCTCGAAGAAAATCCTCCAGTAACCCTTGGGTTTGAGGGCTCCGTCAGGGTGTTTTATCTGCCTCTGCGTGATCTTGAACGAAATAAGAAAGGGTATATATCACTGCCATCGAATTTAGCTGCATGGTCACGACGGAACAATCTTGATATCAAGGTCAGGACCTTTCAGGAATGGCTTGATAGCGGAATCTCTCTGGTTCTGCTCGACGGGCTTGATGAAGTCAGTGATCCTGAACAGAGAAAAGAAATCTGCCGTTGGATAAAACAGGCGCAAGGAACGTTCGACAAGGCGAGGTTTGTCGTGACATCGAGACCGACAGGCTATCGTCAGGATGATGGAATTACGCTTGATTTCGACCATCAGCGCGTGGCGGTCAAAGACTTTTCTCATTCACAGCAGATCCAGTTCCTCAATAACTGGTACCGGGCGGCATTGTTGCACGAGATTCGCCCTGAAGATCTCTCCGAAGGTGAATGGGAGGCGCAGCAGAGTGGTGAAGCAGAAAGGCTTGCCACAGCGATGATTGAATATTTTAAAAAACCTGAAAACAAAGGTGTACGAGAGCTTGCGGCAGTTCCTATGCTTTTACAGATCATGGCGATCCTCTGGAAAGAGCGCAAGTTTCTTCCGAACAGACGCCAGGATCTCTATAGTGCGGCGCTTGATTACCTGCTTGAATACCGTGACCGTGTTCGAGATAGAGAGCCCTTACTCAGTGCGGAGGATACCCGACGGGTACTTGCTCCTGTTGCTCTCTGGATGCAGGAAGTGCTCAGTTTTGACGAAGCTGACCGGAAAGCAATGCACGAACAGATGCAGCAGAAGCTGGATAAACTCGAAGGAAATCACAACGCAAGGGATATCTGTCGGAATCTGGTTGACCGTACAGGTGTGCTGGTTGAGCATGGAAAGAAAACCTACATGTTTCGCCATAAAACATTTCGGGAATATCTCGCTGGAGTTCAGCTCAAGGAAGTGTGGTTCGAGCCTGATCGTATCAGGACGCTCGTTGAGCATTTTGGAGAGGAATCCGGTTGGTGGGATGAAGTGATCAAGTTTTTCATGGCGCAGTCAAACGAGAAGATTTTCGACCATTTCATGCGTGAACTGTTTGCGTCTTCTGCCAGTGTCGATTTTTCACCGAAACAGAAAAAACTGCTTGCTCAGGTTATCGAAGAGTCACCTGAAAAACGTGTTGATGCTTTGTGTGAAGCATTGCTCAATGAGAAGGAAATAAGCGCCTATCGACAACGATCGATACTCGATTCGCTCAAATCACTGAATCAGGCGGCAGCACTCGATAATTTGCACCGATTCAAAAAGGACGGCATAGCGCTGAATCAGGACATCAATGAGCTTGCGGAAGATGTCATCCGATCTCTCGAAAAAGTAGCAGGAATAACTCGAGATGACAAAAAGTTAACGAAAGCCGATACAGCCACACAGGAAAAGACTGGTGAGCCTGAGAGATTGATCCGCAACCCCTACGAACACGACGCGCAATACATCCTGATTCCCGGCGGGAAGTACCTCTATTCGGAGACAAAACGCGAAGTTACCGTCTCCGACCTTTATGTTGCCAAATACCCGGTGACCAACAAGCAGTACCGCTCGTTCATTGATTTTCTCGCAGGGAAGCCTTCCTTGCATGACACCAAACTCGCCTTGAAAACATATAAGGAGTCATTGCATGACCTTGCCGGGAGCAGAGACGATTCGCTCAAGGGATTTCAGGAGTACCTGAAAGAAAAGCAGAAACTTGCAGGTCTGTTCAGATCTAAATATGATGATGACCGGAAGTTCAACAAGGACGACCAGCCGGTTGTCGGGGTGAGCTGGTATGCGGCCCGAGCCTACTGCCTGTGGCTGACGATGCTTGCAGGTGATAAGGCAGAATATCGTCTGCCGACTGAGGTTGAATGGGAGTGGGCTGCCGGAGGCAGGCGGGACAAACCGGATGAGGTGTTGGAAGTTCGGTCATATCCCTGGGGGGATACACCTGAACCAAGTTCCAAGTATGCCAATTATGATGCGACTGAAGGGGCGACAACACCTGTAGGGCGCTATCCCGACGGTGCGACACCGGAAGGGCTGTACGATATGGCGGGTAATGTATGGGAGTGGATGGAGAACTGGTATGATGATAACACAAAGCGATCGAAAGCCTTGCGCGGCGGCTCGTGGAACTTCCTTGCTGATGATCTGCTCTGCTCTGCCCGGAACATCTTCGATCCGCTGAACAGGAACTACAGCTTTGGTTTTCGAGTTGTTCGCCCCAGTCCTCTTGCCTGA
- a CDS encoding transposase has protein sequence MNHGLPEDSNGKHPLRKRKHLRLSEYDYAQEGAYFVTVCTQDKKCLFGDVVDTAMVLNDAGEMVERCWQEIPVHFPHVALDCFVVMPNHVHGIVFIGDASDIVGAKNFSPLRLSKPCNNIQNQKPSGTSKTIGSIVRGFKIGVTKWMRQNTSTHKVWQRNYFERVVRHERELHDVRTYIANNPLKWALDHENPDYTQNPTHTP, from the coding sequence ATGAATCACGGATTACCGGAGGATAGCAACGGGAAACATCCCTTGCGGAAACGCAAACATCTGCGGTTGTCGGAATACGATTATGCGCAGGAGGGGGCCTATTTCGTGACGGTATGTACGCAGGATAAGAAATGCTTGTTCGGTGATGTCGTGGACACAGCTATGGTGTTGAACGATGCAGGGGAAATGGTCGAACGGTGTTGGCAGGAAATCCCCGTACATTTTCCCCATGTCGCATTGGATTGTTTCGTCGTGATGCCCAACCATGTTCATGGAATAGTGTTCATTGGCGACGCATCCGACATTGTAGGGGCGAAAAATTTTTCGCCCCTACGGTTATCGAAACCATGCAACAATATTCAGAATCAGAAACCATCCGGAACATCGAAAACAATCGGATCAATCGTTCGTGGATTCAAAATCGGTGTCACCAAATGGATGCGACAAAACACATCTACACATAAAGTCTGGCAACGTAACTATTTTGAACGGGTGGTCCGACATGAACGGGAATTGCATGACGTGCGAACCTACATCGCAAACAATCCCCTGAAATGGGCTCTGGATCATGAAAATCCCGATTACACCCAAAATCCCACGCATACACCGTAG
- a CDS encoding thiamine pyrophosphate-dependent enzyme: protein MTDYNETRLMNPFDIPGKKMGWCPGCGNYKILETLKEALHELGIDRRNLVIVSGIGQAAKTPQYVDTNMFNGLHGRALPAALGIKLSNRNLVVIAESGDGCMYGEGGNHFLHAIRRNIDITVLVHDNMIYGLTKGQASPTSRMGMTTPVQVNGVMLEPFNPLAVSLALDAPFVARASAGDGAQTKEIIKQAISFRGLSVVDIFQPCVVFNKLNTYQWFKENTYYLPDDYDPTDRQQAFAKSIETEKLPLGVLYCHEGRKVYEDLLGITRTPAYQRTVSDEAFEKMLAAYR from the coding sequence ATGACAGATTACAACGAAACCAGGCTGATGAACCCATTCGACATTCCCGGCAAAAAAATGGGCTGGTGCCCCGGATGCGGCAACTACAAGATTCTCGAAACGCTCAAAGAGGCTCTTCATGAGCTCGGTATCGACAGGCGAAACCTCGTGATCGTCTCCGGTATAGGCCAGGCAGCAAAGACGCCGCAGTATGTCGATACCAACATGTTCAACGGTCTGCACGGACGAGCCCTTCCCGCAGCTCTCGGCATCAAGCTTTCCAATCGCAATCTGGTCGTGATCGCCGAATCAGGCGACGGGTGTATGTATGGAGAGGGCGGCAACCATTTTCTGCATGCCATACGGCGCAATATCGATATCACCGTGCTCGTTCACGACAATATGATCTACGGCCTCACCAAAGGTCAGGCATCGCCGACATCGAGGATGGGAATGACAACCCCGGTGCAGGTCAATGGCGTGATGCTCGAACCCTTCAATCCTCTTGCTGTTTCGCTTGCGCTCGATGCACCTTTTGTCGCCAGGGCAAGCGCCGGCGACGGAGCGCAGACAAAAGAGATCATCAAACAGGCGATCTCCTTCCGCGGACTGTCGGTGGTCGATATCTTTCAGCCCTGCGTCGTGTTCAACAAGCTGAACACCTACCAGTGGTTCAAAGAAAACACCTACTATCTCCCCGACGATTACGATCCGACCGATCGTCAGCAGGCATTCGCCAAATCCATCGAAACCGAAAAGCTTCCCCTCGGGGTTCTTTACTGTCACGAAGGCCGAAAAGTCTACGAAGACCTCCTCGGCATCACCCGAACCCCCGCATACCAGCGCACCGTTTCCGACGAAGCGTTTGAAAAGATGCTTGCGGCGTACCGGTAA
- a CDS encoding 2-oxoacid:acceptor oxidoreductase subunit alpha encodes MPHYSDDLSIAFGGAAGQGIQTIVGALVDVLRKNDYHVFACNEFMSRVRGGSNSSMVRVTKEKRSAYLKRIDLLFILQPDALEHLRDRIGDTTLIFAEKKLLSPADAKLVIDAPLGALAEKAGSSIFTNTVAVGVVLGVLGLPLERFEHYLAEQFEHKGPDTVSKNIESARLGYDFGVRTAREMEISVDLPDAAGEPASLLINGSNAVGIGAVAAGCDIITSYPMSPGTGLLTFLAKHSDKFGIIVDQSEDEIAAINAALGASYAGARAVVTTSGGGFALMGEGLSLSGIMELPVVIHVGQRPGPATGLPTRTEQGDLNLVLYAGHGDFSRAIFAPGTFAQAADVMQRAFALADRFQIPVVVLTDQFFLDSYTTVPEAAMQRMAVERSLVRTTSDYERYSLTADGLSPRSVPGYGEGVVKVDSHEHDTTGHLTENTVLRERMVEKRLARLRPLAEEALMPAQFGNVEAPVVLVCWGSNYGVVKEALDIVGSSDLSGMHFSQLYPLNPALRDLLDHKRVLVLENNATGQFADLLQRELGITADRRIGKVSGEPFAVEEVVQMLKEEL; translated from the coding sequence ATGCCTCACTATTCAGATGATCTATCTATCGCATTCGGCGGAGCTGCCGGTCAGGGTATTCAGACTATTGTAGGCGCGCTCGTCGATGTGTTGAGGAAAAACGACTATCATGTCTTTGCCTGCAACGAGTTTATGTCCCGGGTTCGGGGAGGGAGCAACTCGTCAATGGTTCGCGTGACGAAAGAAAAACGATCGGCATATCTGAAAAGGATTGATCTCTTGTTTATCCTGCAGCCCGATGCCCTCGAACATCTGCGAGACCGCATCGGGGATACGACATTGATTTTTGCTGAGAAAAAACTTCTTTCCCCAGCAGACGCAAAACTGGTTATCGATGCCCCTTTGGGAGCATTGGCTGAAAAGGCGGGCAGTTCCATTTTTACCAATACCGTTGCCGTGGGGGTGGTGCTCGGGGTGCTTGGACTGCCTCTGGAGCGATTCGAACACTACCTTGCAGAGCAGTTTGAGCATAAAGGGCCCGATACGGTGTCGAAAAATATCGAGTCGGCACGTCTCGGCTATGACTTCGGCGTCAGGACCGCCCGGGAGATGGAGATCAGCGTAGATCTTCCTGACGCAGCAGGGGAACCTGCATCCCTGCTGATCAATGGCAGCAATGCCGTAGGCATCGGAGCAGTGGCCGCCGGGTGCGATATTATCACCTCCTACCCCATGTCTCCCGGAACAGGCCTCCTGACCTTTCTTGCGAAACACTCCGACAAATTCGGTATTATTGTCGATCAGTCAGAGGATGAAATAGCCGCTATCAATGCCGCTCTCGGAGCATCATATGCCGGAGCCCGTGCCGTGGTGACCACTTCAGGAGGTGGTTTTGCCCTTATGGGCGAGGGCCTGAGCCTCAGCGGGATTATGGAGCTTCCGGTGGTTATTCATGTCGGGCAGCGTCCCGGTCCTGCAACCGGTCTGCCGACCCGCACCGAGCAGGGGGATCTCAACCTGGTGCTCTATGCCGGTCATGGCGACTTTTCACGGGCAATCTTCGCTCCGGGGACCTTTGCGCAGGCTGCCGATGTCATGCAGCGTGCTTTTGCTCTTGCCGATCGTTTTCAGATTCCAGTTGTGGTGCTTACCGATCAGTTTTTCCTTGATTCGTATACGACCGTACCAGAGGCGGCTATGCAGCGTATGGCGGTGGAACGTTCTCTCGTCCGCACAACCTCTGACTACGAACGCTACAGCCTGACTGCAGATGGTCTTTCCCCAAGGAGTGTTCCCGGCTATGGAGAGGGTGTGGTCAAGGTAGACTCTCACGAGCATGATACAACAGGTCATCTGACCGAAAACACCGTTCTTCGTGAGAGAATGGTTGAAAAGCGCCTTGCCCGTCTGCGGCCGCTTGCCGAAGAGGCGTTGATGCCCGCTCAGTTCGGCAATGTTGAAGCGCCTGTCGTTCTTGTCTGCTGGGGTTCGAACTACGGCGTCGTCAAAGAGGCACTCGATATTGTTGGCAGCAGCGATCTCTCCGGCATGCATTTTTCGCAGCTCTATCCCCTTAACCCTGCGCTCCGGGATCTTCTTGATCACAAGCGTGTACTTGTTCTTGAAAATAATGCAACCGGTCAGTTTGCCGACCTTCTCCAACGCGAACTCGGCATTACTGCAGACCGGCGTATCGGAAAGGTGAGCGGTGAGCCGTTTGCTGTTGAAGAGGTTGTTCAGATGTTGAAGGAGGAGCTATGA
- a CDS encoding thermonuclease family protein: MKASRYVASAVVVLISSFATYFYTTNLDTSEWEVVTIADGDSFTLSKNNRKETFRLYGIDCPEKTQPFAGKARTFTTTMLNEGAIRVKAVEKDTYGRTIAWVYSDTLCLNEALLENGLAWHYTYFSSDAELAALEKQARDHKSGLWSEPDPVPPWEFRHRKKQRNSDSRSSAKTPDLSGADGQL, encoded by the coding sequence GTGAAAGCATCCCGTTATGTCGCTTCAGCAGTTGTTGTGCTGATTTCCTCATTTGCAACCTACTTCTATACCACAAACCTCGATACATCCGAATGGGAGGTCGTCACTATTGCCGACGGCGACAGCTTTACCCTTTCAAAAAACAACAGGAAAGAAACCTTCCGGCTCTATGGTATAGACTGCCCTGAAAAAACCCAGCCGTTTGCGGGCAAAGCCAGAACATTCACCACAACCATGCTCAACGAGGGGGCAATCCGCGTGAAAGCTGTCGAGAAGGACACCTATGGAAGAACTATTGCCTGGGTCTACAGCGATACGCTCTGCCTCAACGAAGCCCTTTTGGAGAACGGGCTGGCCTGGCACTATACCTATTTCTCATCCGACGCCGAATTGGCAGCTCTCGAAAAACAGGCACGGGATCATAAAAGCGGTTTGTGGTCGGAACCCGACCCGGTCCCGCCCTGGGAGTTCAGACACAGAAAAAAACAGCGAAACAGCGATAGCCGCTCCTCAGCAAAAACACCGGACCTTTCCGGAGCAGATGGCCAGTTGTAA
- the gdhA gene encoding NADP-specific glutamate dehydrogenase, producing MSTTAYCLEPFMEWIQTKNPAEPEFHQAVFEVARSIIPFVNEHQKYQQACILERMCEPDRIISFRVVWEDDKGNIRMNRGHRVQFNNSIGPYKGGLRFHPSVNTGILKFLGFEQTFKNSLTTLPMGSAKGGSDFDPKGKSDREIMRFCQSFMTELSHYIGHFTDIPAGDIGVGAKEISYLFGEYKRLSHQFTGVLTGKSLEYGGSLIRKEATGYGCVYFMEEMLHEKGESIRGKTCTVSGSGNVALYCAQKINHLGGKVVTLSDSDGFIHIPQGISDEELDAIIELKTFKRGRLAEYAEKTACSYFAAEKPWGIECDLAFPCATENEITKSDAALLAGGGCIALAEGANMPTTQDALEVLRNSGILTAPGKAANAGGVAVSGLEMAQNSMRMAWTTQDLDSRLQAIMKSIHQQCTTYGRTNGYIDYVKGANIAGFIKVADAMLAYGIL from the coding sequence ATGAGTACTACAGCCTATTGCCTTGAACCCTTTATGGAGTGGATCCAGACAAAAAATCCAGCTGAACCTGAATTTCATCAGGCAGTGTTTGAGGTTGCCAGATCGATCATTCCATTCGTCAATGAACACCAGAAATACCAGCAAGCCTGCATTCTGGAACGCATGTGCGAGCCCGACAGAATCATATCGTTCCGGGTGGTCTGGGAAGATGACAAAGGCAATATCCGGATGAACCGTGGTCATCGGGTTCAGTTCAACAACTCTATCGGCCCCTACAAAGGCGGGCTGCGCTTTCATCCGTCGGTCAACACCGGCATTCTCAAATTTCTGGGTTTTGAACAAACCTTTAAAAACAGCCTGACGACGTTGCCTATGGGATCGGCAAAAGGGGGATCCGACTTCGACCCGAAAGGAAAATCCGATCGGGAAATCATGCGGTTCTGCCAATCCTTCATGACCGAACTGTCTCATTACATCGGCCACTTTACCGACATTCCGGCTGGTGATATCGGCGTTGGCGCCAAAGAAATAAGCTATCTGTTCGGTGAATACAAACGCCTCAGCCATCAGTTTACAGGGGTGCTGACGGGAAAATCACTCGAATACGGAGGCAGCCTGATCAGAAAAGAGGCGACCGGCTATGGATGTGTCTATTTCATGGAGGAAATGCTTCATGAGAAAGGCGAATCAATCAGGGGAAAAACATGCACGGTCTCGGGTTCCGGCAATGTCGCGCTTTACTGTGCACAGAAAATCAATCATCTTGGAGGAAAAGTCGTCACCCTGTCGGATTCTGACGGATTTATCCACATCCCTCAGGGAATCAGCGATGAAGAGCTCGATGCGATCATTGAGCTGAAAACCTTCAAAAGAGGCAGACTTGCCGAGTATGCTGAAAAGACCGCCTGCAGCTATTTCGCCGCAGAAAAGCCCTGGGGAATCGAGTGCGATCTTGCATTCCCCTGCGCTACGGAAAACGAAATCACGAAAAGCGACGCTGCATTACTGGCCGGTGGCGGATGTATCGCACTGGCAGAGGGAGCCAACATGCCAACGACGCAGGATGCACTGGAAGTCCTGCGCAACAGCGGCATTCTGACCGCTCCCGGAAAAGCGGCCAATGCCGGGGGCGTTGCGGTATCGGGCCTTGAAATGGCGCAGAACAGCATGAGAATGGCATGGACGACTCAGGACCTCGACAGCCGACTGCAGGCTATCATGAAAAGCATCCACCAGCAGTGCACAACCTACGGCAGAACGAACGGCTACATCGATTATGTCAAGGGAGCCAACATTGCCGGATTCATCAAGGTGGCAGATGCGATGCTTGCCTACGGCATTCTTTAA
- a CDS encoding SDR family oxidoreductase has translation MEQKKVFLITGASTGIGEATARMAYEAGYHVVLAARSSARLAALEKELGHDRVMACACDVSDWDDQKNLMATTLERFGRLDVVFANAGFSKGSPFFGGEDKPDEWKQMVLTNVFGAAATARLSLPELVKTAGHFLISGSVVGHITSTRNLYSATKWAVTGIAQSIRNEMVGTGIRVTLIEPGVVDTPFWGSVPKPGTPELKADDIARAVMYAVSQPPHVDVNDILIRPVGQPH, from the coding sequence ATGGAGCAGAAAAAAGTCTTTCTCATCACAGGCGCATCGACAGGAATCGGCGAAGCAACCGCCCGGATGGCCTACGAGGCAGGTTACCATGTGGTCCTGGCTGCCCGGTCATCAGCGCGGCTCGCGGCACTTGAAAAAGAGCTCGGGCACGACCGGGTGATGGCATGCGCCTGTGACGTCTCCGACTGGGACGACCAGAAAAACCTGATGGCCACAACCCTTGAGCGTTTCGGACGCCTCGATGTCGTTTTTGCCAATGCCGGCTTTTCCAAAGGGTCACCATTTTTCGGCGGTGAAGACAAACCCGATGAATGGAAACAGATGGTGCTCACCAACGTCTTCGGTGCAGCGGCTACAGCGCGATTATCACTCCCTGAACTCGTTAAAACAGCGGGGCACTTTCTCATCAGCGGCTCTGTTGTGGGCCATATCACCTCGACACGCAACCTCTACTCCGCAACAAAATGGGCCGTCACCGGCATTGCACAGTCCATCAGAAACGAAATGGTCGGCACCGGTATACGGGTCACCCTGATCGAACCCGGAGTGGTCGACACCCCATTCTGGGGAAGCGTACCGAAACCGGGAACACCCGAGCTGAAAGCTGACGATATCGCCAGGGCGGTCATGTATGCGGTCAGTCAACCGCCTCATGTCGATGTCAACGATATCCTCATCAGGCCGGTCGGTCAGCCACATTAG
- a CDS encoding alpha/beta fold hydrolase, whose amino-acid sequence MTPQSATITLSGHKHRYIDTGGSNHPLLLLHGISCSLDIYEQVVPLLTGSFRVLAIDLLGFGMSDKPKCAPYSLKLYASLIREFLEQTDAVGCHAVGHSMGGKYALATALLYPGSFSRLVVSNTDGFTELPGWVRGISWPGIRQVLKKLMSSQKVASKAFASAFHAPERVNRSSFKKNLLMSRNRESIDTVMQLNRNYKQLDMAQTGLRSRLWELDIPILILWGDHDQYISPKVAAIAHRELPGSELFMFENCGHAPMLEYPRQFSEVVAGFLLNH is encoded by the coding sequence ATGACTCCTCAATCCGCCACGATCACGCTCAGCGGTCACAAACACCGCTATATCGACACCGGCGGTTCCAATCACCCGCTGCTTCTGCTTCACGGAATATCCTGCTCACTTGATATCTATGAGCAGGTGGTTCCGCTCCTGACCGGATCGTTCAGAGTTCTGGCAATCGATCTTCTCGGCTTCGGCATGTCGGACAAGCCGAAATGCGCCCCTTATTCACTGAAGCTCTATGCCTCACTCATCAGGGAATTTCTGGAACAAACCGATGCCGTCGGCTGCCACGCGGTCGGCCACTCCATGGGCGGCAAATACGCCCTTGCAACCGCACTGCTCTACCCCGGTTCTTTCAGCAGGCTTGTTGTGTCGAATACCGACGGGTTCACAGAACTCCCCGGCTGGGTCAGGGGAATCAGCTGGCCGGGCATAAGACAGGTCCTGAAAAAACTCATGTCGAGCCAGAAGGTTGCATCAAAAGCCTTCGCGTCTGCCTTTCATGCCCCTGAACGGGTCAATCGCTCGTCATTCAAGAAAAACCTTCTGATGTCGCGCAACAGGGAATCGATCGATACGGTCATGCAGCTCAACAGAAACTACAAGCAACTCGACATGGCACAGACCGGGCTCAGAAGCCGTCTTTGGGAACTCGATATTCCGATTTTAATTTTATGGGGAGACCACGATCAGTATATTTCCCCCAAAGTAGCCGCCATAGCGCACCGCGAACTTCCCGGATCAGAGCTGTTCATGTTTGAGAACTGCGGTCACGCCCCGATGCTCGAATACCCTCGGCAGTTCAGCGAGGTTGTAGCCGGGTTCCTGTTGAATCATTAA